The genomic interval GCTGCCAATTCCttcagaggaagaagaagccgAAGAGCGCGGGGCTGGTTAATTAGAACATGCTGCGGGCGGTTCGTGTTAATGCCTCCGGCCGGCTAATAATATTACCTTCATTATCTCTCtcttaaaatttcaaataaatcaataattgTTGTCTAATTAATTAGACCAAAGTGTTTCTATTGAGAATCCATTCAGACACTTTGAATAATTCGGGATTATAATTATGTAATCTATGATTTGCAGTGCCATTTTGTAATGTTAACGTTGAATTTGGCCACCATCTGTATcactttgaagttgcatgctAGGTCTGAGCTTAAACAAACCAGAATTTTGTACGTAGACTGCTCCTTCTTGCTGTACGTTGAATTTATTGATTTCCCTGAATCTTTCGCTTCCATTTCTTCTCATTATCCCCAACCAAGTCATCAtctaaatcatcttcatctgtctccaaaatccaaatccCCTCTATGCTTTGTCTCATCAACTGGCTCTCGCGCGCAGACCACAGTTTTTCATCTGATCCGATCCCTCAAGGCCCTCAAGCGTACATGATCAAACCCTTTTCCTTCCTAGTGCATGATCACCATTGCAAACTGCTGTGAGCTTTGGCTTAGTCTAGTACTTGAAGAAGGCATCATAAAGTAGTATACCTGATAAACAATTTCCACTACTCCCAATTTAATTAACTTGTTACTATCTTCCCTCTGAATCTGTCCAATCTTCCCTATTCCACCTTCAACAATGTAACTAGAAAGCTGATAAGGTGGCTTCTCTTTTCTACTTGCACACCTACGGATGCTCTTCTTCGCACCCTGCAAATAGTAAGTGTAAAACGATACCGTTTTCTACTCTTCATCAAAGTTccgaataaaaataaataaataaacgaTTTAATCGATTTATTTAGACCGAGGGTGGAAATGTAATTTCCCGAGCTGTGTGATGAGCCCCCACACTATAAATTCCTTAACCCTTCCTACTGTTTTACTCTGTTGCAACTTTGAAAACTCGagcagctctctctctctcactcaaaatggcggcggcggcgatttcttcttcctctcaacTCCTACTCCGATCAGACAAAGCCTCTTCGTTCTCCGGCCAGAGCCTCCGACGATCGCCTCCATTTACCGGCAAGTTCGCTAGCATTTCCGTCTCTTCTCCGGCCTCGTCCCCAAGAATATCGTGCCAGGCCTCCTCTACTGCCTCTTCGCCGTCGTCGGTGGCGACCGGAACAGGTTAAGGCTCGCCTCCGATTCTTAATCTGATTCCTTAGTAGCTCTTAACTATGATTTTAATATTTAGTTATAGGCATGTGCACAATTTTGTACAACATGAAATTGCAATTGTGAACTGTGATGTGATCGGATTAGGGATTGGACATGAGTTGCTCAATGATAATTGAATCGAGTGGTTTTCGAATAATGTAGGCTCTGTTCTTCAATAATTTAAGCTAGTATATATCATGTTGTGTGGAAAATTAGGGCCTCTTTTGATTGAAAAGTTGAGTGTAACTGTGTAAGTGATGTACGCATGCGATTAGAATGAATATGAACTATTGCTAATGAAGAGATGGATCGATTGTGTTTTAACTCCACCGCATTTACTTGTATACTTGTTTTCCAGCTAAAGCAGTGCAGAAGGATTTTTTGCACATAGATGATTTTGACAAATTCACGATTCTAAAGATGTTGGATAGAGCTGCCGAAGTGAAGGCACTGCTAAAATCAGGAGAGAAGACATATCTCCCTTTCAAGGGGAAGACGATGGCTATGATCTTTGCAAAGCCATCCATGAGAACTCGTGTTTCATTTGAGACTGGGTTTTTCCGGCTAGGAGGGCATGCTATCTACCTTGGACCTGATGATATCCAGATGGGAAAGAGGGAGGAAACTCGGGATGTCGCACGCGTTTTGTCTCGCTACAATGACATTATTATGGCACGTGTATTTGCTCATCAGGTATGCTGGTGAGTTCTTATGTTTGCAATTTAGTAAAGGTGATACTATGGGGATCACTTTGCCCAAGCGTTCTTAGTTTAGGAACTGGTGGACATGGATCCCTGTGAAGCATGTTCTTAGAGTGCATTCTTACTTTAATACTGTTCTCTTGCAGGATATCCTTGATTTAGCCAAATATGCAACTGTACCTGTTGTCAATGGCCTGACAGACTTCAACCATCCATGCCAAATTATGGCCGATGCACTCACTATCATAGAACACGTTGGCCAGATAGAAGGAACTAAGGTTGGTCCACTGTTTTGCTCGCTAAATATGGTTTTCttaacatgcatatatattctgatttttgtttttggtggtaaaatctacacaatattCAGGTGGTTTATGTTGGAGACGGAAACAACATTGTGCACTCTTGGCTGTTGTTGGCTTCTGTTATCCCTTTCCACTTTGTTTGTGCTTGCCCCAAAGGTTTTGAACCAGATAAGGAAACTGTTGAGAAGGCACAACGTGCTGGTATCAGCAAGATTGAGATCACACATGATCCCAAGGAAGCAGTCAAAGGAGCAGATGTAGTGTACGCAGATGTGTGGGCAAGCATGGGGCAAAAGGAAGAGGCTGCGTATCGCCATCAAGTATTTCAAGGATTTCAGGTACAAGCTTTTCCAAAACCATTTCAATCACATTGTACATGatattttcattgcaaacctTCATTTTGGTATCTGTTGAGAAGAATTTTGTTGTGATTCCATTTAATACCTGACAAGTAATACTTGATGCTCAGTCCAAGGTGCTATAACTGCACGAGGGATTAGGGCAGTAAAcacaagaagaaaaattacTTCTAGGATAGTAAGTTTCTGGCTGCAATATATACACAATTCTTCTGGGAAACTTGAAGTTCCAAAATTCCTGAGGTTTATTTGATCTATGCTAGGAAATAACACAGCTTTAGTCTGAACTTGATTGATATTGTCGGTTTCAACCTGGAAATACTGACTCTAGAGTGATgcatcattttattttatttttttgcataaaAAATAGGTCGTGAACTCTTCAAATGTAAGTTTTATCAGTATTTCAAGTGCTTGTCAGTTATCTAATTTGATTTGCATGCTTTATTTTTACAGATCGATGAGAATCTTATGAAGATAGCAGGGCCAAA from Argentina anserina chromosome 2, drPotAnse1.1, whole genome shotgun sequence carries:
- the LOC126784951 gene encoding ornithine transcarbamylase, chloroplastic, which codes for MAAAAISSSSQLLLRSDKASSFSGQSLRRSPPFTGKFASISVSSPASSPRISCQASSTASSPSSVATGTAKAVQKDFLHIDDFDKFTILKMLDRAAEVKALLKSGEKTYLPFKGKTMAMIFAKPSMRTRVSFETGFFRLGGHAIYLGPDDIQMGKREETRDVARVLSRYNDIIMARVFAHQDILDLAKYATVPVVNGLTDFNHPCQIMADALTIIEHVGQIEGTKVVYVGDGNNIVHSWLLLASVIPFHFVCACPKGFEPDKETVEKAQRAGISKIEITHDPKEAVKGADVVYADVWASMGQKEEAAYRHQVFQGFQIDENLMKIAGPKAYFMHCLPAERGVEVTDGVIEAPNSIVFQQAENRMHAQNAIMLHLLGV